ACAACAAAAGTTTGATGCTTGGACAATCCATTGAACATCTTTGCTTCAAAAGTTTTGATGAAGTCATTGGTCGCATGACAATTTTTTGTGACTTTGTTAAAAACATCGAAGATAATCTTCAACCGTGTTTACCTGTTCTTAACTTTCTCTACAAATTCATTGAACTGGTTTATCTCCTCATCATGATCAGATAATATCAACTCAAAATTGGCTAACTAGGCTCCCATGGGCCTCAAGGCATTGAGAGATTTGGAGCGACCAGGGGATTTCTTCCTATGAGCATCCTTTTGGGTATTGCTTGCATCACTCGAGTTGTCATAACGTCCTTGAGGATGGGAAACAGCTATTAAAACTTATCAATTTCATATTACTTGaccttttcaaatatttttgcCCATTCTCTTGAATTAACAATAAACTTCTAGCTGgcaatcaaactaaaaaaccTCAGTGGATTAACCTAGagggtattttttttaattattgttcttTTCATAAGATTGAAAAACTTCATTTGTTTTAGAGAATTTAAAccacaaattattattaattgaccTTTCCATGTTGTGGGTTGCTTTGAAATTTGACTGAATTATTCAAACTTTTGGTAGGTCCgtgatttgtgtataaatttccTTAATAGACAAGTAATAAATTattggccaaaacacttattcccaccaaaggtatAGTGTAATCCCGAACTAATACCCATTAATtctcaaaaactcaaacatataagttaatttttgttaaaattttcagttagggttaaagataaaattattattttgacaataatattaaacaactatataattcattatattcaCTTCTAAGTTCatcaaaactaacaatttcacctttgattatagttttttaattttataaaatcatattttcccctTCAAGTCAAGAGGATGGCTAACATAGTTGGGTTTTAGAACCTGTATCTTGTGGGAACAAAGTTCCTCAAGGCAGTGTCAGATTTGGAACAACCATGGGATTTCTTCCCGTGCTTATGAGCATCCTTTTGGCTACTGCATGCATCACTCGAGTTGTCATAACTTCCTATCACAATTCCCTTCTTTAAGATGAGATTTATGAAACAAAACTTTGATACAATTATGACAACCctatataaattgtgtaatcttagtatataaacataaaatcgATCATTAAGTAAACCTGTAAAACTGACAACTCTCAAAGAAATCTCAAGAATACGAAGAACAAAGAGATCAAAAGGAAACTCTAATATTTTCTCTCAACTGAAAACAATGCTTggaattatatgaaaaatacattAACAAAAGCTATCTATTTTACAGCTCTTTACACAGATGAAGTCCATATTCATACGCATCCATTTATATGGACAATTAGGAATTTTCTTACGAGATTAAGTTTGCTAGTATGATTCAATTGTTTGTTCTGTGAaagaataaactaaaatattctaaaaaaaattctttcgcATATTCTTTGATGCCTCTAGGTTAAGTTTACTCAATCCTTCAAATCAAGAACATAATTTCATATGGTCTTAGGTTTAGGTCGCACTTGATAGTACTCATAGTGCTAAGTTAATAGTAGCAATTCAAGAATCACAAATACATCTAATCAAAATTGATTGATTcgatataagaaatatatatgtgaTATAGTTATGGAAAATACTCGcacaattatatatgatttgtCAAGATTTATTGTACTTAATTGCATCCACAAATcttctaaaatttttacatGAAGGTCCACCTTCAACTAGACTCCTTCCAGCTATCTCCTTCAGCTTCAGTGCATTTGCTTTGATAGCTTCATCGCTGAGCAGTTTTTCCACCTTTCTTTGTATTTCATGCCTTgcaacaattttattttcatccaGGGTTAAATCTAAGCCAATCTTCCAAGCTTGAcaaatataatttctattttgatatTGATCTGCAAAGCAAGGCCAACATAGAAATGGTACTCCCATGCTTATACCTTCCATTGTTGAATTCCATCCGCAATGACTTAAGAAACAAGCAACAGAAGAATGAGCCAACACCTTCTCTTGAGCTGCCCATTCTACAATCTTTCCGCGACCGGCTATTCTCTCTTTAAAACCCTCTGGAAATCCGGTGAATGATTCATCCACGAGGTTCCATCGAACAACCCACAAAAATGGCAGGCCTGAGGATTCAAGACCGAGCGCCAATTCATTAAATTGTTGCTGATTTAAGGTGGTTGTGCTGCCCAAGGCAACATATATGACCGAACCTGTTGCTTGTTCGTCTAGCCAATTTAAGCAAGATGAGTCCTCAAGGATTAAACTTCCAGCCGAATTTCCTGCATGATTACTTGCAAGTAATGGGCCAATGGTTAAGATTTTCGGGACCAAATCACAGTTCGACGAGTCAAGTTCATAAATGGAGTTGGAAAGAACCCAGTTGGAAATTCTGACAGCTTGGGCAACACCAGTCAAAAGTTCTAATAGCAGCTTTTGTATCTCTGGTTCAGCAGAACAACTCCAGAGATATTCGTTATTTTTCCAAGGAAGTGTTTCCTCTGATAGATTGATCAACTCATCATTCATTGAATTTCCTGcatcaaattcaattaattacaaCTAAGAAACACAAAACCAATATATacatcaaataatcaaattcaaataaacataaacttaCCATTAGCATCAATAATTCCAGATTCAATAAGCCTTTTAAATTGAAATGAGATGGCCAAGGAGGGTGGACCAAAAGGAACAAAAGCAGCTGCTGGAATTCCCATCTGGTGGGCAATTTCAAGAGCCCATCCGAGACAAATATCAGCAACAACACAAGTGATCGGCTCACAGTCATCAGATTGGTTCATTTTCTCAATCAACTCCTTCAAATGACCTGGCATAACTCTGAACACACTCTCATTCATCTCAATTGGATCGTTTCGATCATCACCTTCAAGTCCATCCGGAACCGAAACAAACCTTATCAGGCTCCCCTCCTCAGCTTTCTCCCGCCCTGAAGCCAAGAGTTTGGCCTCGATAAATTCCGTATTAACAAACGTGATTTTGATTCCATGTTCAGAAATCTTCGTTGCCAATTTCAAAAGAGGTGCAACATGGCCTTGTGCTGGATATGGAATAAGCAGGAGATGAGGTCGACTCCCCATTACAAAGAGCTTTTCTTTTATAATGAACTATATGATATATCCCCACATCgcaacttataaataaaattagcaTCTGATTCCTTCATCAAAACTGGAGTCTTTGTGATGATATAGTGTATTGACTTTTGCGGATATGTACAAGCTACTAAAATTGACTATTATCGACCATgctttgaaaattgaattggaCCATCTAGTTCAATAGATTAAACtgtgaattagtttataatatgatttgattttataattcaatctaatctatatataaatatgaagtGTTACCATTTCATTGAAATTCTGATGGGAAATAGCCATTTGGACTTGTCAATTTCATATTACTTGACCTTTTCAAACAATTTTGCCCattttctcaaattaataataaactttTAGCTCgcaatcaaactaaaaaaccTCAGTGGATTAACCCAGAgggcatatttttttaatcatcgTTCTTTTCTTAAGATTGAAAAACTTTatatgttttagaaaatttaaactacaaatgATTATTTATTGGCTTTTCCATGTTGGtggttgatttgaaatttgaatgcaTTATTCAAATCTTTAGGCAGGTCTTCCATTCATTGCACGGTCTTCTCTGCCTACGTTACTCTGTAAGGACAAACAATTTTCCACCCTGggtgtaaataatatttatctatctaaaatcaaactgttaaaaaaaactaatgatatatggataaaatagtaattttattattaattaataaaaaaataataactttttataaaacccaaacattttaaatataatatttaatatttaaaaaagtttaaaaattcacaaattagtcacttaaaattttccaaaccttcatatatttttaatctacTATGTGaccttaataattataatatgacatttaaattcataatttgttgtattctcttcaattttttaagggtgtaactattattttttaaatattagggGGCAtactaataattcaaaattttcaaaaagatctctaaacttttttgaatttctaattaccctaaaaattttcaaaaaacccctaatattttcaaaaaatattttacccCCTAATATATGATCTTATAAAAAAGATACTCTTATCTataggaagagagaaagaagggttgaggataaaagaaaaagaaaaatagaagacttcttatataatttagatatttaaagaattatttttaatttatggttattttgataattttgataaatggtaattttattttccaatatttatattacaataacaagtttaaatttgagtgaaaaaaatgttatttatgtttgatttgtgTATGAAAATATTAGTCATGTTAACTAGggatgaaaaagtgttttaagaCCAAGCCCTAGGTGAAAAAATGCATGTAATTCACTCTTATTTTGTCCGACTCCGTTGCTTGAATTGTTGCTCTCCGAGTTCACAACATTCGATTGCGATtgttttaactgaaaatttactCCATCCATGAATCAATGTTGATGGAAGTCTTTGGATACTCTAGATTCTGGAGGGGACCTTCTTATCTCATGCAACACTTTGAGTCTCATGATTAGCCTTTGGACCTCTGCAGCTTCATTCTGTCATTGATGCCTCCATTGGTCTTGCAATAAAATCGTAGCATTTGAACAGTGGAAGCTCAAACCTAAACACCACGTGCATGagaattctttcttctttatcgACTAGCGCCTCATGTCATTCACAAGTGGTAGTAGTGTgcacacttttgagtatattaataatatatcattatataattaaatattattttattattaattcaaaatcactcaacatatcatgatatatttgttagaatatgccataaaaaccaatcgctttaattggttttaagggttgtatatcttgcatatacattattaataaaaaaaaagttctgttatacttcacatgttttcaacgtcacttatatatatatatatgttgttgtagttgtatattacatccatattaactacatgcatacgacatgtgaaaggtcccgatgagttttaataaacgtcatcaaatcgttccctacataggcaatctgtttgggcaatagtattgcatagtgggtgtgtgctatatcaccacagtatatcaatgaatgatattagacatggtggatatacacatgggtaaacaatggaaccatttgatggttagagaactgatcaaaggttattttattatattgtttatcgaacgtgaccgctgaacgatgatcacatgggcattaatatgtagtcaatgatacatcgtgaatcatactagtgtatagatcctttgacttgagatatcatagttgtgcttcgttccggaacatatggttcatacggtgtataccacgaagctaatcatgtctcgttcagaagccgttttgatcatatgttgcttgagcgagaggacaagtgatgatcatacaaggatccgtcagctcgactgctcccgagttcccatacgaatatcgagaaacatgaaaatctaaaacactggccagtgtagataaaagaccacaagaaaagagtttcgatgtggcacgttatgatgtattacctgatattcgaaaagattaaatattggattttgacattccatgaatccaagcttaatcgggatgtaatgatggagggattggactacatggtaagtgtgagtaagaaaggttcatttgatattatgtgaagcttgtatttcattgtgatgtaggggtcatgggacattgctagatgataccacatgatcagtgggagcttcattttgtagcggaaaatgaagtatatcagttaacgacagttttaggttatataatgatataatgaaacgtatcgtccgatatggggcccacgactacgtcactatgaaccttgaaggtcacacctatattttaaggaagaaaatggtattatgaagctgaaaatatttatccatggtgggctagcacttttcgaggataaaaattgtgcttttcgaataagattcggaaaaggggcaaaattgtcattttacacctttcaaattgtttagaaagttaaaatgattaattttgggcataaatgaattaacatgtgtcaaattctcatttctcttacttttccaccaatgagaattaaacatatgtttaacttgataattatcaagttttaatgccataaatttgagagaaaataaagaaaaatatgcaatttttctttacttcttcttcttggccGGGAAAAAGtttctcctttcttccatttttcttccttgcatggtgtaagtcaagagatcacttattttagtgattcaagcttccaaacttcaaatcaaattacaaggtacaaagtagtttacatgtttatatattttatttcttgaaaaatcatgtaaacttttcaataccattgttacatatgatgtgaacataaattaaaaattttaattttgttgccaaaatccttcaaatggtatcagagcaagagtttgatccttgaatgacaagaacatgccataattttaggtgtttggaagtgttagtgatcaaaacctaagctataatttttgttatgtgtgattggttcaaaccaagtgtacatatgttattaggaatgtcttaatagcattggagaagctttaaattgttgaaattgtgttggataacttttgacataattaaaataaaaaaaaaaaaaaaaccctaattttagaaatttgggtgatttttaaattaatggtttaatcatgatttatacatgattgtcatgatattcacatgaattttaatcttgactttacatgggaatgtgttttttaagaaacttagtttgtgagacttggtgaagggcatgaacaagttgacatgatttccatgtgtttggttgatggaaataacattcaatgttgattgaattgttattaattcctTAAACTAGtgcttgacttggtttgattgagaattgaattcttaatagcttggattggataaattactttatgagtaaccatattcatgcttgaataattattatatggtgagatgaattatgtttgagtgatgaatgattcatatatgtcatgatttggtgaaatgcatgacacttgtgaatttggctcatatttggcatgtgttatgtatttatattacaatttgtcattctaaaatatattcatgtttaagtatgaattgaaacatggttagtgagattttggtgaacttggtatatgttttggaaacatcaagagttagggtttcatggttggtttcaagaaaaatgtaatatagaattttggtttaaattactttgtttacttgttatggtttgatcttgtagacaccaaacattggatgtgtttgtattttagcaaacttgaatgaaaagcatgaaatatggtaaattatttgttaagtttaccaaa
Above is a genomic segment from Mangifera indica cultivar Alphonso chromosome 3, CATAS_Mindica_2.1, whole genome shotgun sequence containing:
- the LOC123212146 gene encoding UDP-glycosyltransferase 83A1-like → MGSRPHLLLIPYPAQGHVAPLLKLATKISEHGIKITFVNTEFIEAKLLASGREKAEEGSLIRFVSVPDGLEGDDRNDPIEMNESVFRVMPGHLKELIEKMNQSDDCEPITCVVADICLGWALEIAHQMGIPAAAFVPFGPPSLAISFQFKRLIESGIIDANGNSMNDELINLSEETLPWKNNEYLWSCSAEPEIQKLLLELLTGVAQAVRISNWVLSNSIYELDSSNCDLVPKILTIGPLLASNHAGNSAGSLILEDSSCLNWLDEQATGSVIYVALGSTTTLNQQQFNELALGLESSGLPFLWVVRWNLVDESFTGFPEGFKERIAGRGKIVEWAAQEKVLAHSSVACFLSHCGWNSTMEGISMGVPFLCWPCFADQYQNRNYICQAWKIGLDLTLDENKIVARHEIQRKVEKLLSDEAIKANALKLKEIAGRSLVEGGPSCKNFRRFVDAIKYNKS